AGCCCGACGACGAGCTGATCAAGCAGCTTGCCGACCGCCGGGCCGAGGCCGAGAAGGAAGTCGCCGCCCTCCGCTCCAAGCGCGAGGAGATGGCCGGCAAGCTCGATGGCCAGGAGATCACGATGATCCGGGCCTGCAACGACCAGGGCGTGCTCTACGGCGCCGTGACGCAACAGGACATCGCCACCGCGCTGCAGTCGCTGGGCTTCGAGGTCAAGCCCCGCGAGGTGCGCCTGCCCTACGCGATGAAGCGCATCGACAACTACGAGGTGCTGCTGAAGTTCGCCGCCGATCTCGAGAGCCACATCCGCGTGTTCGTCGAGCCCGATCGCACGATCGACGAGGACGAGCGCGAGGAGATGGAGTTTGACAACGAGGGCAACCTCATCGAGCCGGGCAGCAAGAAGAGCGAGAAGGCCGAGCAGCCCGCCGCTGCCGAGCAACCCGCGACCGACGCGGGCCAGTAAGCGTCGCGTCCCAACAACGAATCGCTAGCTGAAGCTGCGTGGCGAGTGCATCATCTCGCCACGCAGTCTCTTCATGTGCTTGTTTCGCACGGGGTAGCGCTGCTCGATCGTTCGGCCGAACTTCGTCGTGATGCCGACGAGGTAGCGAATCGGGTAGACCAGGATCTTGAGCGGCTTGCCCTTGATCTCGCCGACCTGTTGTTCGGCCAGCTCGATGGCGACGTTGAGCAGTGGTCGCCGGATGGTGAGCGGCTCGCAGTAGCCCTCTCGCTGCATGTAGCCGACGGCGTGCTCGTGCCGCCGCTCGAGCTCGGCCAGCGAATCGGTGCGGAAGACCTCGGCAAACATTCCCAAGGCCGGAAATCCGTTGGCGAGATCGCCGTTGTTCGAGGTGATGACGAAGACGCGCTCGCCCGTGGCTCGCGCGCGAAGAGCGGTGGTGAAGTTCACGCGGGGCGTGCCATGCTCCCGCTCCGTTGCCGAGAGGTAGCAGTGGTCGGGCGAGATCTCCCACGTCGCTTCGCGGACTTCGAGGCCCTGAGTCTTGGCCTGGATCGCGATTTCGAAGGGCAAGCCCCTGGCGTCGGCATACTCCGAGATCGAGGGCAGCTTCTCGACGAGGTCTGCCGTTCCGTCTTCGTCGAGCTGCGAGATCGCGCTCGCCGGGTCGAGGCGCGAGACCTTGAGGATCATCCAGACCATGAACGCGTAGACCAGCACCAGCAGGCCGCCGACGATGCCCAGGATCCAGATCAGCACGGTCATGGATGGCCGGCCTTAGCCTTCTCGGGTCGTCCGCTGCTCGATGCGCTTCTCGCTCTTGCTCAGGATGAACCGATCGACGAAGCTGCCCGGCGTGTGGATCTGGTCGGCATCGAGTTCACCCAGTCCGACGATGTTGTCGACCTCGGCGATGGTATAGGCCGCGGCGGTGGCCATCATGGGATTGAAGTTGCGGGCGGTCTTGTTGTAGACAAGGTTGCCGAAGGGATCCGCCGTCTCGGCCTTGACGAGGGCGAGGTCCGCATAGATACCCGTTTCGAGCACGAACTCGCGCTCCTGGAACACGTCGCGGTTGAGACGCGCCTGGGCGGGCGTGGGCATGAACGTGCGCGTCTCCTTGCCCTCGGCGATCTGCGTGCCCGCGCCCGTGGCGGTGAAGAACGCCGGGATGCCGGCGCCGCCCGCGCGGATGCGCTCGGCCAGCGTGCCCTGCGGGTTGAACTCGACCTCGAGCTCGCCCGAGAGGAATTGCTTGGCGAAGGTGTCGTTCTCGCCCACGTAGCTGGAAACCATCTTCTTGATCTGGCGAGTCTGCAGTAGCAGGCCCAGGCCCCAGTCGTCGACGCCGGCGTTGTTGCTGACGCAGGTCAGGTCCTTCACGCCCGTATCACGCAGCGCGATGATGAGCTGCTCGGGAATGCCGCAGAGCCCGAAGCCGCCCACG
This Phycisphaerales bacterium DNA region includes the following protein-coding sequences:
- the rplI gene encoding 50S ribosomal protein L9, giving the protein MARDLNLLLVENVDNLGIVGDVVKVKAGYARNFLLPRGLATEPDDELIKQLADRRAEAEKEVAALRSKREEMAGKLDGQEITMIRACNDQGVLYGAVTQQDIATALQSLGFEVKPREVRLPYAMKRIDNYEVLLKFAADLESHIRVFVEPDRTIDEDEREEMEFDNEGNLIEPGSKKSEKAEQPAAAEQPATDAGQ
- a CDS encoding CoA transferase subunit A — translated: MSQADQSAVTSKQVPTAADALKDLKDKGVLYDGCTIHVGGFGLCGIPEQLIIALRDTGVKDLTCVSNNAGVDDWGLGLLLQTRQIKKMVSSYVGENDTFAKQFLSGELEVEFNPQGTLAERIRAGGAGIPAFFTATGAGTQIAEGKETRTFMPTPAQARLNRDVFQEREFVLETGIYADLALVKAETADPFGNLVYNKTARNFNPMMATAAAYTIAEVDNIVGLGELDADQIHTPGSFVDRFILSKSEKRIEQRTTREG